The genome window GGCCGTCCTGCATCGCCTCACCCTGGCCTGTCCGGTCGAGGCCCGGCGCGCCCGGCGCGGGCAGCGAAGCCGCCCCGGCGTCGCCTGAGCATTCGCCCGGCGTGAGAGGGGCGTTGCCCAAGCGGGGTTTTGTCGATTAGGTCGCGCGGACCGACGCAGACAGGATCGCCGCATGACCCAGACCGCCCCCGCCGCCCCGCCCGCCAGGCGCGTGGAGCTGACCGTCCGGGCCGTGATCCTGGGCTGTCTGCTGGCCGTGATCTTTACGGCCGCCAACACCTATCTGGGCCTGAAGGTCGGGCTGACCTTCGCCTCGGCCATTCCTGCAGCGGTCATTTCCATGGCCATCCTGCGGGCGTTCAAGACCTCGACGATCTGGGAGAATATGACGGTCCAGACCGTGGCCTCGGTCGGCGGGGCCATGAGTTCGATCATCTTCGTCCTGCCCGGCCTCGTCATGGTCGGCTGGTGGACCGGGTTTCCGTTCTGGGAATCGGTGCTGATCTGCGTGTTCGGTGGGGTGCTGGGCGTGACCTTCTCCATCCCGCTCCGTCGCGCCCTGGTCGTCGATGCGGGCCTGCCCTATCCCGAGGGCGTCGCGGCGGCCGAGGTCCTGACCGTCGGCTCTCGCGGGGCCGAACAGACTGACAGCGCGGTGCGCGAGAACAAGGCCGGTCTGGCCGTCGTGGTCGTCGGCGCGATCGTGTCCACCGTCTATGCCTGGCTGGTGTCGGCGCGGGTGTTCGCTGGCGAGGCGGCGCGGTTCGTCAAGCTGCCGGCCTCGCTGGGTGGCGGAGCGACCGGTCTGGGCTTCGGCATGCAGTTCGCACTTCTGGGGGCCGGACACCTGATCGGGCTTACGGTCGGTCTGGCCCAGCTGTTCGGCCTGATCGTCGCCTGGTTCGTGTTCGTGCCGCTGATGACCTCGCCCGACGTGGTGGCCTGGCTGGCCAGCCACGGGATCGATTCCATCGCCTCCACCGTTGCCGGGGCCTCCCCCGAGGAACTGGCCACGACGGTCTGGCGGCGCGAGGTGCGGTTCATGGGAGCGGGCGTCATCGGCGTCGCAGCCCTGTGGACCCTGATCAAGCTCGCCGGGCCGCTGGTCGGCGGCCTGACCTCGGCGCTGGCGGCCAACCGGCGCCGTGCCGGGGGCGAGGTGCTGGACCGCTCCGAACAGGACATTCCCATCCATCTGGTCGGACTGATTTCGGTCGCGTGCCTGGTCGGCATCGCCGGCA of Brevundimonas subvibrioides contains these proteins:
- a CDS encoding OPT family oligopeptide transporter, yielding MTQTAPAAPPARRVELTVRAVILGCLLAVIFTAANTYLGLKVGLTFASAIPAAVISMAILRAFKTSTIWENMTVQTVASVGGAMSSIIFVLPGLVMVGWWTGFPFWESVLICVFGGVLGVTFSIPLRRALVVDAGLPYPEGVAAAEVLTVGSRGAEQTDSAVRENKAGLAVVVVGAIVSTVYAWLVSARVFAGEAARFVKLPASLGGGATGLGFGMQFALLGAGHLIGLTVGLAQLFGLIVAWFVFVPLMTSPDVVAWLASHGIDSIASTVAGASPEELATTVWRREVRFMGAGVIGVAALWTLIKLAGPLVGGLTSALAANRRRAGGEVLDRSEQDIPIHLVGLISVACLVGIAGILAVFAQSNPTLAGSTALLVGGGLVYVVVIGFAVAAICGYMAGLIGSSNSPVSGVGILAIVIASVLMLGVMALSGLPADPSVVAFALIVTAVVFAVAVIANDNLQDLKTGQLVGATPWRQQTALIIGVGAGAIVIPLILNLLNQAFGFEGGPAGIADEPLAAPQATLISALAKGVIDGGLRWDLIGLGAVIGVVIIVLDAVLNATSKGKIKLPPLAVGIGFYLPAAVTTMLVIGAVAGWVYDRAIKTTRFADVGRRMGVLLASGLIVGESLFLVMTAGVIVATKNDSPFALIAEGSSWPAMLAGIVAFAVLTLALYTWVRSRSARV